The Cohnella abietis genome has a segment encoding these proteins:
- the cls gene encoding cardiolipin synthase → MALYNGLVGFILILNILLALVVVFRERRDIGTTWAWLLVLVFIPIVGFVVYLLFAQNLTRSKLFKWKDFGKSESSRLSETQNNLLNTGQFHVTNATAAKNMELIHLHAFNNHAIYTEDNQVELIVEGEEKFARLLQDIREAKVHIHVQYYIIKKDAIGKKLIEALTERARSGVSVKVLYDEMGSRSLTSSFFQAFREAGGEVEAFFPSRFRLINLRLNYRNHRKMVILDGKIGYTGGFNVGDEYLGLNKRFGYWRDTHLRIEGTAVFALQTRFILDWNQASHKDIRYDHAFYPDTTSNGSIGMQIVTSGPDTETENIKIGYIKMILSAKKSISIQTPYFIPDASLLDALRIACLSGIEVNIMVPNKPDHPFVYWATLSHIGEMLKTGANVYIYNKGFIHAKTIVVDDKISSVGTANIDVRSFKLNFEVNAFLYDEEFSSRLAQIFRKDIEDCELLTLEQYILRSNWIRIKESISRLLSPIL, encoded by the coding sequence ATGGCTTTATACAATGGACTCGTAGGCTTTATTTTAATTTTGAACATTTTGTTAGCATTAGTCGTTGTCTTTCGGGAAAGAAGAGATATTGGAACGACATGGGCGTGGCTGCTTGTTCTAGTCTTTATTCCTATTGTGGGATTTGTCGTATATCTTCTGTTCGCGCAAAATTTAACTCGCTCTAAGCTCTTTAAGTGGAAAGATTTCGGCAAAAGCGAAAGTAGCAGGTTATCGGAAACTCAGAATAACCTGCTAAACACCGGACAGTTCCATGTGACTAATGCTACTGCTGCCAAGAACATGGAGCTCATTCATCTGCATGCCTTTAACAATCACGCGATTTATACAGAGGACAATCAGGTTGAACTGATTGTGGAGGGTGAAGAGAAGTTTGCCCGGTTATTACAAGATATCCGAGAAGCGAAGGTACATATTCATGTCCAGTACTACATCATTAAGAAGGATGCAATCGGAAAGAAATTAATTGAGGCTTTAACGGAAAGGGCAAGGAGCGGAGTTAGTGTTAAGGTTTTGTATGACGAGATGGGCTCTAGATCATTGACGAGTAGCTTCTTCCAAGCATTTCGTGAGGCTGGAGGGGAGGTCGAAGCTTTCTTTCCTTCCCGTTTCCGCCTCATTAATCTAAGGTTGAACTATAGGAATCATCGGAAGATGGTCATCCTTGACGGAAAGATAGGATACACGGGCGGGTTCAATGTCGGTGATGAATATTTGGGATTAAATAAGAGATTCGGCTATTGGCGTGATACGCATCTGAGGATTGAGGGTACAGCGGTATTTGCGTTACAAACTCGGTTCATCCTCGATTGGAACCAGGCCTCTCACAAGGATATTCGTTACGACCACGCTTTCTATCCAGATACGACTTCTAATGGAAGCATCGGGATGCAAATTGTAACCAGCGGTCCCGATACGGAGACGGAGAACATCAAGATCGGTTATATCAAAATGATACTGTCAGCTAAAAAATCTATCTCCATTCAAACTCCTTATTTTATTCCAGATGCAAGCTTGTTGGATGCTCTGCGAATAGCATGCTTGTCAGGAATAGAAGTGAACATCATGGTACCTAACAAGCCGGACCATCCTTTTGTTTATTGGGCAACGTTATCTCACATTGGAGAAATGCTGAAGACAGGAGCCAATGTGTATATTTATAACAAAGGATTTATCCATGCTAAGACGATTGTCGTGGATGACAAGATTTCATCTGTTGGTACAGCAAACATCGATGTCAGAAGCTTTAAACTGAACTTTGAGGTAAATGCATTCTTGTACGATGAGGAGTTTTCAAGTAGGCTGGCTCAAATCTTCAGGAAGGACATTGAAGATTGCGAGTTACTAACTCTTGAGCAGTACATACTGAGATCCAATTGGATTCGAATTAAGGAATCTATCTCAAGATTGCTCTCGCCGATATTGTAG
- a CDS encoding APC family permease: MLSSLKRFLIGRPLKSTELGEQKLIKTKALAILSSDALSSVAYGPEQILLVLITVSAAAFWYSIPIAIGVLVLLFALISSYRQIIYAYPHGGGAYVVSKENLGIYPGLIAGGSLLVDYILTVAVSVSAGTDAITSAFPSLHPYNVVIAIVFVLCITILNLRGVTESASILAYPVYLFVLALFILMGVGLYKIATGAVLPELHTPIGTSVAGISLFLLLKAFASGSSALTGVEAISNAIPNFKDPAPRNASRTLIAMGSLLAVLFSGIVYLAYYYGITPKADVTVVSQIAEHTFGRGFMYFFIQGTTALILILAANTGYSAFPLLAVNLAKDKFIPRMFTARGDRLGYSNGIIILGLLSIILIVAFEGQTEHLIPLYAVGVFIPFTLSQTGMVVKWIREKPKGWVPKLVINSIGAVISFIVSLMFFLTKFQQVWSVLVFIPAIIYLFHRIRKHYEDVGDQLRLSTCEPAIPIEGNVIILPVAGITHVVENSLNYAKSLSPHQIIAVYVPFEREDELAFEEKWRKFQPDIRLVTLHSPYRSIIQPLTKFIDTVQRKAGASNYQVTVIIPQFIPKKGWHNMLHNQSSLLILTHLLYRKNVIITTVPYHLKK, encoded by the coding sequence ATGCTTTCCTCACTCAAAAGATTTCTAATCGGAAGACCTTTAAAATCCACGGAGCTAGGTGAGCAAAAGCTTATTAAGACGAAGGCTCTAGCCATTCTCTCTTCAGATGCTTTATCTTCAGTAGCTTATGGTCCAGAGCAAATATTGTTAGTCTTAATTACTGTCAGTGCCGCAGCATTCTGGTATTCCATTCCCATTGCGATTGGCGTACTGGTATTATTGTTTGCCCTTATTTCGTCATATAGGCAAATAATATATGCCTATCCTCACGGCGGTGGAGCTTACGTCGTGTCCAAAGAAAATTTGGGGATATACCCTGGTCTCATCGCTGGTGGCTCTTTATTAGTAGACTACATTTTAACTGTAGCCGTAAGTGTGTCAGCTGGAACGGATGCGATTACTTCTGCTTTCCCTAGCTTGCATCCTTATAATGTGGTCATTGCCATAGTATTTGTACTATGCATCACAATATTAAATTTAAGGGGCGTAACGGAGTCAGCTTCTATTCTAGCGTATCCCGTTTACTTGTTCGTGTTAGCTTTGTTCATATTAATGGGTGTAGGCTTATACAAGATAGCAACGGGAGCGGTGTTACCTGAGCTACATACTCCCATTGGTACTTCAGTTGCAGGAATTAGTTTGTTTTTGCTGCTTAAAGCCTTTGCCTCGGGTAGCTCTGCTTTAACTGGTGTTGAAGCCATATCGAATGCCATTCCGAACTTTAAGGATCCTGCTCCTAGGAATGCCTCAAGAACACTAATAGCGATGGGCTCTTTACTGGCAGTGTTGTTTTCTGGAATCGTATATCTAGCTTATTATTATGGAATTACTCCTAAAGCAGACGTTACTGTAGTTTCCCAAATCGCCGAGCATACCTTCGGGCGTGGCTTTATGTATTTTTTCATTCAAGGGACAACCGCATTAATATTAATTCTAGCTGCTAATACAGGATACTCCGCTTTCCCTTTACTTGCTGTCAATCTTGCTAAGGACAAATTCATTCCTAGAATGTTTACAGCTAGAGGAGATCGGCTCGGTTATTCAAATGGCATTATTATTCTAGGTCTCTTATCTATTATTTTAATTGTCGCTTTTGAAGGGCAAACAGAGCATCTTATTCCACTGTATGCGGTTGGTGTATTTATCCCGTTTACTCTTTCCCAGACAGGCATGGTAGTGAAATGGATTCGTGAAAAGCCCAAAGGGTGGGTACCGAAGCTTGTCATTAACTCAATTGGCGCAGTCATTAGCTTTATCGTTTCCTTGATGTTCTTTCTCACCAAATTTCAGCAGGTCTGGTCCGTGTTAGTATTCATACCGGCTATCATTTATCTTTTCCACAGAATTAGAAAGCACTATGAGGATGTTGGCGACCAATTAAGACTTTCAACCTGTGAGCCAGCGATACCTATTGAGGGTAATGTCATCATACTTCCCGTGGCTGGTATTACTCATGTGGTAGAGAATTCATTGAATTATGCGAAGTCTCTTTCTCCTCATCAGATTATTGCTGTGTATGTTCCCTTTGAGCGAGAGGATGAGCTGGCATTTGAAGAAAAATGGAGAAAGTTTCAGCCGGACATAAGACTGGTTACACTCCATTCGCCCTACCGAAGCATTATTCAACCACTGACTAAATTTATTGATACCGTTCAGCGTAAGGCCGGTGCATCGAACTATCAGGTGACGGTCATTATTCCACAGTTCATTCCTAAGAAAGGCTGGCATAACATGTTACACAACCAATCCAGCTTATTAATTCTTACACATCTGCTCTATCGGAAAAATGTTATTATCACCACCGTACCGTATCATTTGAAAAAATAA
- a CDS encoding sensor histidine kinase — protein MKFWQKIYLFSFIVFALIFNAASILVIERSHNKMLEQEINSALSQNMSIHSSVDAIVPILRIFDSLDYEKTVLTNIANEFVAKNNDQHTFLTIVNDENQSIFSNTTFQMPENREELDKLDVDEIKYVLRDIDKRTILFTSNITVINHKNYVFTYMKDVTSLYEGRVDQYRFFVQVDLAAALLYMVIMFFISRGLTKPIDQLNKTAQVIAQGGFSERVQLQSKDEIGVLARNFNDMASVVEDKINDLERNNQEKQRFIDNFTHELKTPLTSIIGYANFLRTTKYNEELYLDGLDVIYSESKRLESLSHKLMDLILLQGQHFQMREHDLEAIIAEIKPTLEMKAKEKQVAIVTDCVEGKLLLEKDLIKTMIFNLVDNALKASSEQQSITIRTSWHDNHYLLEVIDEGIGIAKEHQDKIFEPFYMADKARTKVNNGAGLGLSICQSVASLHHAVIEVASEENKGTTIRVLFNPMDQSRKLSDKRI, from the coding sequence ATGAAATTTTGGCAGAAGATCTATTTGTTTTCGTTCATTGTTTTTGCCCTTATTTTTAATGCGGCATCCATCCTAGTCATTGAGCGAAGCCATAACAAAATGCTGGAGCAAGAAATTAATAGCGCGTTAAGCCAAAACATGAGTATCCATTCCAGCGTCGATGCCATCGTTCCGATCCTCCGGATTTTCGACTCCCTTGATTATGAGAAAACAGTATTAACGAACATTGCAAATGAATTTGTCGCTAAGAATAACGATCAACACACTTTTCTGACCATAGTGAATGATGAGAACCAATCTATTTTCAGCAATACTACGTTCCAAATGCCTGAGAATCGTGAAGAGCTAGACAAGCTTGACGTGGACGAAATTAAGTATGTGTTGCGAGACATCGACAAGCGCACGATCCTATTTACCTCGAATATTACGGTCATTAATCATAAAAATTATGTGTTTACGTACATGAAGGACGTTACCTCCTTGTATGAGGGCCGCGTGGATCAGTATCGTTTTTTTGTTCAGGTGGATTTGGCGGCAGCACTTCTCTATATGGTTATTATGTTTTTCATTAGTAGGGGACTGACGAAGCCTATCGATCAGTTGAATAAGACTGCTCAAGTCATTGCTCAAGGAGGCTTCTCCGAACGTGTTCAGCTGCAGTCCAAGGATGAAATCGGTGTGTTAGCCCGTAATTTCAATGATATGGCTTCTGTTGTTGAGGACAAAATCAATGATCTTGAGCGGAACAATCAAGAAAAGCAAAGGTTCATCGATAACTTCACCCATGAATTGAAGACGCCATTAACGTCGATTATTGGATATGCCAACTTTCTAAGAACGACCAAATATAACGAAGAGCTTTACCTCGATGGCTTGGATGTCATTTATTCGGAAAGTAAAAGATTAGAATCGCTTTCTCACAAGCTAATGGACTTGATTTTGCTTCAGGGGCAGCATTTTCAGATGAGGGAGCATGATCTGGAAGCCATTATTGCTGAAATTAAGCCTACCTTGGAGATGAAAGCGAAGGAGAAGCAGGTTGCAATTGTTACGGATTGTGTAGAAGGCAAGCTGCTGCTGGAAAAGGATTTAATCAAAACAATGATCTTCAATCTCGTAGATAATGCGCTGAAAGCCTCTAGCGAGCAACAGAGTATTACGATTCGTACGTCTTGGCACGATAATCATTACTTGCTGGAAGTGATTGACGAAGGCATTGGTATTGCTAAGGAGCATCAGGACAAAATTTTTGAACCCTTTTACATGGCAGATAAAGCTAGAACAAAGGTCAATAATGGAGCAGGCTTAGGCCTCTCGATATGCCAAAGTGTGGCAAGTCTTCACCATGCCGTCATTGAGGTTGCCAGTGAAGAGAACAAGGGTACGACGATTAGAGTTCTATTTAATCCAATGGATCAGAGCCGCAAGCTGAGCGATAAACGAATTTGA
- a CDS encoding response regulator transcription factor, translating to MQKKILIVEDDIHISKIIKMNLNLVNYATTEVYDGLAALEIVKQEKFDLILLDVMIPKLDGFALMEKIQAYSIPVIFLTAKNSVYDKVNGLKLGADDYMVKPFEAIELLARIETVLRRYGKDERVIKFHNLQVDLDKREVIMQGKPIEMTPKEYDLLVVLLKNKNIALSREQFIDKVWGGDYYGETRTVDMHIKTLRKKLQLQEHIKTIYKIGYRLED from the coding sequence ATGCAAAAGAAAATTCTAATCGTAGAGGACGACATTCACATATCGAAAATCATCAAAATGAATCTCAACCTAGTGAACTACGCAACAACGGAGGTTTACGATGGTTTGGCGGCGCTTGAAATCGTGAAGCAGGAAAAGTTTGATCTTATTTTGCTGGATGTCATGATTCCAAAGCTGGATGGATTTGCTTTAATGGAAAAGATTCAAGCCTACAGCATTCCAGTCATTTTCTTAACAGCCAAAAACTCGGTATATGACAAGGTCAACGGACTAAAGCTGGGGGCAGATGACTATATGGTTAAGCCCTTTGAAGCGATTGAGCTATTGGCTCGCATCGAAACTGTATTGCGCAGATACGGCAAGGACGAACGCGTGATCAAGTTTCACAATCTTCAGGTTGATCTAGACAAGCGAGAAGTGATCATGCAGGGAAAGCCAATCGAAATGACGCCCAAGGAATACGATCTACTTGTTGTGCTGCTCAAAAACAAGAACATAGCCCTTTCAAGAGAGCAGTTTATTGATAAAGTGTGGGGCGGAGACTACTACGGTGAGACGAGAACCGTCGATATGCATATTAAAACGTTGCGTAAGAAGCTGCAGCTCCAGGAGCACATAAAGACCATTTATAAAATCGGTTATCGTTTGGAGGATTGA
- a CDS encoding sensor histidine kinase, translated as MNIKRRLTIKFVSQLAIISVVVLLIAALIFTWIQIRFTEINITRDFAKAGLEKVLESSKVDKDGIHFAPSLLEQVKRNNGWLQSLDENGRVETAYNTPKDVPEHYGPSELISYWVGEKPFPYDLALWIQRKNDKLITLVYGVPNLNHLLKQLSEGTFPIVKGQLVLPDSMVGNIKATHAFVQLIDSTGVELASYNKPTSVPSEYTVPELALRTMYSERYGFSMISSPDDQTGGTWFVGKPNASGGESGKKSIIPEEMKVVIMGSVAMLAALLVLFLLLSLWQAHRFGAPMLHMLVWLDSIGHAVYQEPVDRKGILRSRTSTGKWRRRYRVFADVMVSIEKLSAALKREQQTREQTESLREEWIAGITHDLNTPLSSITGYAHLLAEPKYEWSKEEVRKFSTSMLDKSAHMDMLISDLAMTYRLKTGILPPETMEVELNSWLDQALKQAAADPAYGKQRIVFNAAPTNVWAQMYTPWLERVVNNLTANALLHNPSHTILTVSLIADEEGEDITVKFADNGDGMDEVTLNRLFERYYRGTDTASTTNGSGLGMAISKGLIEAMGGRIDVETKLGEGTSILLRFNNLTRQEN; from the coding sequence ATGAATATTAAGCGTCGCTTAACGATCAAATTCGTTTCCCAGCTGGCGATAATTAGTGTTGTCGTTCTGCTCATTGCTGCTCTAATATTTACTTGGATACAGATACGATTTACCGAGATAAACATTACTCGCGATTTTGCCAAGGCTGGACTAGAGAAGGTTTTAGAATCCTCTAAGGTTGACAAGGACGGCATTCATTTTGCACCTAGCCTGCTTGAGCAAGTGAAGAGAAATAATGGCTGGCTGCAAAGCTTGGATGAGAATGGGCGGGTAGAAACCGCCTATAATACGCCTAAAGATGTACCCGAGCATTATGGACCGAGTGAACTGATTTCCTACTGGGTAGGGGAAAAGCCGTTCCCTTACGACTTAGCTCTGTGGATTCAGCGAAAGAATGATAAGCTAATCACACTTGTGTACGGCGTACCTAATTTAAATCATCTTTTAAAGCAGCTGAGTGAAGGGACATTCCCTATTGTGAAAGGGCAGCTCGTGCTTCCCGACAGCATGGTAGGAAATATTAAAGCGACTCATGCTTTTGTTCAACTCATTGATTCGACTGGTGTGGAGCTAGCCTCTTATAATAAACCGACATCTGTGCCCTCTGAATATACAGTTCCAGAGCTCGCGCTCAGAACGATGTATAGCGAACGATATGGCTTCAGTATGATTTCATCGCCTGACGATCAAACGGGTGGCACCTGGTTTGTTGGAAAGCCAAATGCTAGTGGAGGAGAATCGGGAAAGAAAAGCATCATTCCAGAAGAAATGAAGGTAGTTATCATGGGCTCGGTTGCGATGCTGGCAGCCTTGCTGGTATTATTTCTGCTGCTCTCCTTGTGGCAAGCTCATCGCTTCGGGGCACCCATGCTGCACATGCTCGTATGGCTTGATTCTATAGGCCATGCTGTGTACCAAGAACCTGTTGACCGAAAGGGCATTCTTCGGAGTCGGACATCAACGGGCAAGTGGCGAAGAAGGTATCGTGTTTTTGCCGATGTCATGGTTTCTATTGAGAAGCTCTCAGCGGCACTGAAGAGAGAACAGCAGACCCGAGAGCAGACAGAGAGCCTGCGAGAGGAATGGATTGCAGGCATTACTCACGATTTGAATACACCGCTCTCTTCTATTACAGGCTATGCCCACTTACTGGCGGAGCCAAAATATGAATGGTCGAAGGAAGAGGTACGCAAGTTTTCAACGAGTATGCTCGACAAATCAGCCCATATGGACATGCTGATTAGCGATCTTGCGATGACGTATCGGCTAAAGACGGGTATTCTTCCACCAGAGACGATGGAGGTTGAGCTGAATAGCTGGCTTGATCAAGCACTCAAACAAGCTGCTGCTGATCCTGCTTACGGGAAGCAGCGAATTGTATTTAACGCGGCACCAACCAATGTCTGGGCACAGATGTACACCCCTTGGCTTGAGAGGGTAGTAAACAATCTAACAGCAAATGCATTACTTCATAACCCGTCTCATACCATTTTGACCGTATCCCTCATAGCGGATGAGGAGGGCGAAGATATTACGGTTAAATTCGCAGACAATGGTGATGGGATGGACGAGGTTACATTAAATCGACTGTTCGAGCGTTATTACCGCGGGACGGATACAGCGTCTACGACGAACGGATCTGGTCTTGGTATGGCAATATCCAAGGGACTGATTGAAGCAATGGGTGGGCGGATTGATGTCGAAACCAAGCTCGGTGAAGGGACTAGCATTCTGTTGAGATTCAATAATCTAACCCGTCAGGAGAATTAA
- a CDS encoding response regulator transcription factor — MNDASILLVDDEQSILEILQTVLHKEGFLNVDTATTGEEAIEACKAKKYDLIVLDVMLPGRSGIEVCPYIRQTTDAPILFLTARTSDFDKLTGFAVGGDDYITKPFSPLEVVARIQAQLRRYLATAAKGAAGSISEASLDKPAIVYDYGRFKVDETAGELIVEGQAVSCPALVFQILLFLCKNPNRLFSKSELYGKVWGEEAFNDDNTIMVHIHRIRERIEDDPSNPRFLVNVRGLGYKLIKADPIVISTP, encoded by the coding sequence ATGAATGATGCATCGATTTTACTTGTTGATGATGAGCAATCGATTTTGGAGATTTTACAGACGGTGTTGCACAAGGAAGGCTTCTTAAATGTAGATACAGCGACAACAGGTGAAGAGGCAATTGAAGCCTGCAAAGCTAAAAAATATGACCTAATTGTATTAGATGTAATGCTGCCAGGACGGAGTGGGATTGAAGTATGTCCGTATATTCGTCAAACGACCGATGCACCTATACTGTTTCTTACTGCGCGAACATCAGATTTTGACAAGCTGACAGGGTTTGCTGTTGGCGGTGACGATTATATAACCAAACCTTTTAGTCCTCTGGAGGTAGTTGCTCGCATACAAGCTCAGCTGCGTCGATATTTGGCTACAGCAGCAAAAGGTGCCGCGGGCAGCATATCCGAAGCAAGCCTCGATAAGCCTGCGATCGTTTACGATTATGGCCGGTTTAAGGTAGATGAGACAGCCGGGGAGCTAATAGTGGAGGGACAGGCTGTTTCTTGCCCAGCGCTCGTGTTCCAGATATTGCTCTTTTTGTGTAAAAATCCTAATCGCTTATTTAGCAAAAGTGAGCTATACGGGAAGGTTTGGGGCGAGGAAGCTTTCAACGATGATAACACGATTATGGTGCACATTCATCGGATAAGAGAACGCATCGAAGATGATCCTTCCAATCCAAGGTTCCTCGTTAACGTTAGAGGACTTGGGTACAAGCTTATTAAGGCAGATCCGATTGTGATCTCTACGCCATGA
- a CDS encoding MFS transporter, producing MRRNYLVFALILAALNLRPSITSIPPMLGTLQEQLGISGSIASLLTSLPVLCMGLFAPLAVKLNRKWGTEGAIAVALLLIGVGTAFRLFAGSILALLMTSFLAGLGIAIAGPLLSGYIKRHFSNRASAMVGVYSTAMVLGAVLSVWLSVPLQKLMNGSWNDSLAIWAVLAIIALPIWWRLALRMKKEKAKQTEQTRAVTIDTIPLKKYRAWVLTLFFGLMAAIFYSVTTWFAPAVQSMGYTKETAGNMQSMLTLISLPATLFIPMLVQRFQRRLLWLIVCSVLELIGVLMLNLSVSPWLAAIPLGIGTGGLFPLALMLPIEETRNAGEANAWSSMVQSGGYIMGAAGPFVVGRIHDVSDSFIQAFYVLAVMIVLQIIVQVVIGNKKATLN from the coding sequence GTGAGAAGAAATTATTTAGTATTTGCACTTATCCTTGCCGCTTTGAATTTAAGACCTTCCATAACTTCGATTCCTCCGATGTTAGGAACGCTACAAGAACAATTAGGCATCAGCGGTTCGATTGCCAGCTTATTAACATCCCTTCCGGTATTATGTATGGGACTATTCGCCCCGCTTGCAGTTAAATTGAACAGGAAATGGGGGACGGAGGGGGCGATCGCAGTTGCTTTATTACTCATAGGAGTAGGGACGGCGTTTCGTTTATTTGCGGGATCTATCCTCGCACTCCTTATGACCTCATTCCTTGCTGGATTAGGGATTGCCATTGCCGGTCCGCTATTATCAGGCTATATTAAGCGTCATTTCTCCAATCGAGCATCTGCTATGGTCGGCGTATATTCCACCGCTATGGTTCTTGGCGCAGTACTAAGTGTGTGGTTGTCAGTACCTTTACAGAAGCTAATGAATGGCTCATGGAATGATTCACTGGCGATATGGGCTGTGCTTGCGATCATAGCCTTGCCTATCTGGTGGAGATTAGCTTTGAGGATGAAGAAGGAAAAGGCTAAACAGACAGAGCAGACACGAGCGGTGACTATCGACACTATTCCTCTTAAGAAATACAGGGCATGGGTGCTGACGTTATTTTTCGGACTAATGGCCGCTATCTTCTATTCCGTAACGACCTGGTTTGCTCCAGCTGTGCAGAGCATGGGATATACGAAGGAGACAGCAGGAAACATGCAAAGCATGCTAACTCTTATCTCCTTGCCAGCAACCTTATTCATTCCCATGCTGGTACAACGGTTTCAGAGAAGGCTTTTGTGGCTAATTGTATGTTCTGTATTAGAGCTTATTGGTGTACTTATGCTTAATTTGTCCGTAAGTCCATGGCTTGCTGCGATACCGCTAGGCATCGGAACTGGCGGTCTGTTCCCTCTTGCGTTGATGCTGCCTATTGAGGAAACGCGTAATGCAGGGGAGGCGAACGCGTGGTCCTCTATGGTACAATCTGGGGGCTATATTATGGGAGCTGCAGGACCGTTCGTCGTTGGACGTATTCATGATGTCTCTGATAGCTTTATTCAAGCCTTTTACGTTCTTGCTGTAATGATAGTGCTACAGATAATCGTTCAAGTGGTCATCGGAAACAAAAAAGCGACGCTGAATTAA
- a CDS encoding LysR family transcriptional regulator — MEIRQLESFIVVCKELHFTRAAEKIGIAQPTLSQQIRALEDELDVPLFDRVGKKIILTQAGALLLEYSTQMIHLLENTHNAIGEFRSGQRGTLAVGVLPSDLDYRLPNLLIKFHAEYPNIKLKVVSSIDVLNQVLENEVDFGIDLSSVPDERLVRIPLAKEEYVLVVSKEHAWADRESILMEELRHIQMVAFPVGFTGRDLIDNWCRPYGFTIQAIMETASVTSIVSLVKANIGGTVIPYPLIQIMDEPNIHCIRISDNAPVRHMDIVYRADRYLGRTAQEFIRQTIEYFK, encoded by the coding sequence ATGGAAATTAGACAGCTGGAGAGCTTTATTGTCGTTTGCAAAGAGCTGCATTTTACTAGAGCGGCTGAAAAAATTGGAATTGCACAGCCGACATTAAGTCAACAAATACGTGCACTAGAGGATGAATTAGACGTTCCACTTTTCGACAGAGTCGGCAAGAAAATAATACTTACACAAGCCGGGGCCCTCCTTCTAGAGTACAGCACCCAGATGATACACCTTCTAGAGAATACCCATAATGCGATTGGGGAATTCCGAAGTGGGCAACGTGGAACGTTAGCTGTTGGAGTCTTACCCTCTGATTTGGATTATCGATTGCCAAATTTGTTAATCAAATTTCACGCCGAATATCCAAACATTAAATTAAAGGTCGTTTCCTCCATAGATGTATTAAACCAAGTGCTGGAAAATGAGGTTGACTTCGGAATAGATCTGTCATCTGTCCCTGATGAGCGACTCGTCCGTATTCCTCTAGCCAAGGAAGAGTATGTACTTGTCGTCTCTAAAGAGCATGCTTGGGCCGATCGGGAATCCATCTTAATGGAGGAATTACGCCATATTCAAATGGTTGCGTTTCCTGTGGGCTTCACCGGAAGGGATCTTATTGATAACTGGTGCCGGCCATATGGTTTTACAATACAAGCTATAATGGAGACCGCCTCGGTCACTTCTATAGTCAGCTTGGTTAAAGCGAATATCGGAGGAACCGTTATCCCTTATCCACTTATCCAGATTATGGACGAGCCTAACATCCATTGCATTCGGATATCGGATAATGCTCCCGTCCGACACATGGATATTGTGTATCGAGCTGATCGATATCTCGGTCGTACGGCACAAGAATTCATACGCCAAACTATTGAATATTTTAAATGA